In Rutidosis leptorrhynchoides isolate AG116_Rl617_1_P2 chromosome 6, CSIRO_AGI_Rlap_v1, whole genome shotgun sequence, the DNA window GGAACATCAGGATAACCTCTTCCCTGTAGATAGATAATAATTAGATATAGTTAAATGGCTAATTCCCATGGAGATATTCAACTGAATACTTGCTTACTGTGATGACAATGCAACGATTAGTCTTGCAAAAGCAATCATCTGAAAGTCTTTGGAATACTGCATCGAAGAAAACACGACACACTTATGAGTTTCAAATAGCAACACACAAGCGTTACTAAGAACAGGCCTCACCTGATTCCTTCTCAACAACTAGTATGTAGTCTGCAACACTGATGATATCTGTTCATAAGAACCAACTAACATATTAGTAACACCAAATAACAAGCATATGTCTTTCATTTAAAGATCTCATTGTTATCTGAACACCTTTCACATCTTCTACATGTACCGGAATAGAATGTGCCTACCAGAAAACCAGATATTAATCATTAATCTGAATCCATTTATCGAAACGTAAGAGATGAcattttgtttcttacagtatcaGGGTGGTTTAGGCAGTTATACATCATGTCAGCTTCTGAGAATCTCAGCCATCCCATCACCAATCTGAAACAATACGAATGAAATGATCAATGGTTGGGTGATGTTACTCAGAGATAGACATTCTTTCAGGGTTTATCACAAAAATTATACAACGATAAGTAGCTCCTTCAGTTTAGTAAAGCAACTTCTTATTAAAGTTGCGCAGCAATATCAATATATGATACAAGCATCATTTTCATCATTCTTATGGATTTTTTGGCGGGTACCTACCCTTTCGCAACAGACACCTGCAAAGGGAAAGACGTAGAACATGGAAATTAGACGAAAATGTTTTAgaaaataaaaatattcatatttgtttatgtgtaataaaattCTAATGCACAATAGTTCCTAAGCTTTTCCAGTTGTCTCACTCTCTCACTTAGCCAATGTAACATACCAATAAATGGTATGATGATATACCCATTTTGATTATTCCAATAGACATATAAGATATTCATCTCAAGTGAGCGAAGGTAGCATATACGAAGATAGATATTGGTCCATATATGGTAACCCCCGCCAATTCTGAGGTCATAACAGAGAAATCAAACAGTACTTATTGGAGATCATTCCTCAATGTGGGCAGACATTCATCTCATAGGATTTTTCATAGATATACTTTCACCAGCAACTAAATTACAGATACAAGAAGACGAGGACATTACATACAACATTTAAGTTGTGGCGACTACACTGAAGAAGGATGCAAATGTCATTGATGGCACGGTCAACAGTTGATTGTTCTGGAACATGATAATTTATAAACAAAAAACAGGTCAAGGAAAGTGATGTTATCTCAATTTCTCTTACTAAAACTTCGTATATAgctagggggggggggggggggggggttacttaacaaaaatggcatATAGAGTTTGATACAATGTCAGAGCAAAAACATGTTTTACTAATGAAAATTATTATGCAGATTAACCCAGCATTTTTTGCACATTttaatgaaatcttttgatcttttTGTATCAAATGACATAATAGAAATTGTATGTTGCACAGTTAAACAACATTCGAACATAATTCTGATAACCGTACTACACTCATTGAACCTTGAGATATTCAGACTCACCTCGAAACACAGAGGTATGCATGTAATAAATGTCTCGCTTAGACCCATGCCTATTCTCTTGCAGAAGTTGTTGAACAATAAGTAGCACTCGCAATAAAATATCTGCAACGAAAGCATAAACACAGAACCGGAAATTTAACTGCTCTGTTGATCAAAGCGTACTCACCCAACCTAAGTGCATGGCACTCCTGTCGTAGCGTGAGAACCTCAACTCCCTTGATGGAATCATGATTGCAATAGCTGTGTAACAGCAGCAGAAACACAGAACTAGTTATTTCAAGCAGTCCCTTAATTACAGTATCACACACAAACATAAGTAGATAATTCTATAAATGAATTTATTAATACAAAATTATGCTATATACTGCTACAAGCGACGGTACTCTAAGCATAAATATGCACAATCATAACTACCATTAATGGCTAAATCCAGCTCAAAAACTGCCTCAAGTATGTATGTATGCACAAAATCAAATTGACAAAATTGAGAAAAAAATAAACTAACTAACCAGTTTCCAGAAGTATCGGTGCAGTAATTACGAAAACGATTAATGTAAATCACCGGAGAACGACCGTATGAAAGATCTTCAACAATCGAACGACAAAAATCTGCAAATGCAAGTAAATATATATCAGATGAATCTCAGTTATATCGATCAATTTGATTTGATTACAATACAAATACCTCTTATCTTCTGCAACAAATGGCTGGATGATGAACTCGAACGTTTTCCGTCAATTCTACTTTCCATTTCGTGACTAAATCAAGCGGTTATCAGCTGGAATTTTGTAACGAGCTAGTAATATTTGGGCTTTTTTTTAGTGACTGATAGCACGTGCGTGTCACGTGCCGtttcttttttcttttcatttATTTTGCATGAATTGATACCATTTCCGGACTACGACGTCATAGGCAGTTGGTGCTCTTTTCGGTCAAAAAGTGCAATCTGAATCTGACTGGCATTGTCAGTTTCTGATATTTTTTAACTCAAAATGTCAGTTATCAGTGTCAGTTTCagtaggtgtgacgacccggaaatttccgaccaaatttaaacttaatctttatatattttcgacacgatgagcaaagtcttttaggttgagtctcaaaaatttttaacTGTTTCAgatattcatgtgaccttcgactgtccccgatgattcacgaaccattgcttgtaaatatgtggatatatataaatatgtgtatatataaatatatatataattatataatatatataataacatgaacattaataaactattatatacatttattgttataaataaatatgtacaataaaatacattgtaataaaaactattattttatacgtatatttcttgtatatatatattgttatatctaatataattatttaatatatatttatttgcgtagtaaattttgttatttacaactgtttatatatatacatagtgtatattaaatataattaattttgagcttaaatggtaaatgtctgtaactttcggttaacgtttaattatttttaaaataggtctaatatatatatatatatatatatatatatatatatatatatatatatatatatatatatatatatatatatatatatatatataaagttttaaaataaaaattgttccaaaatttgattaaaaagataatagttttgataaatatttttttaccttttcaagctaagtttttgtactccgtacatataaattggaacagaaaataaataattatcgaatctttttgatcaggtttcaaacatataatgaccaaaataaataaatggacttaatttaaaaattatgaatttttaggaacacttttattttttaactgtttagcaatgtacACAGTCCGTGAATTGTCGGTAGCATGTATACAAATAAAATTCACGAGAACTTGTTTGGTTACTGTTTCTTGATTGAATTGATTTAAAATTTCTGTTATCTTTCTTATAATTAAACTTTAcagaatatataaatattatatatattcctgTTTTCTTACCCGTGATTGAATTGAGACAACAATTAGTGAATTGTTACTGTgtgattttttttgttttcttcacCAATTGAGTTtccatattatatatacatatatatatatatatatatatatatatatatatatatatatatatatatatatatatatatatatatatatatatatatatatatatatatatatatatatatatatatatatatataggtactaCATAGAAAACCCACAAAAACCAAACACCCATTTGAAAATCATTCTTTTGTTTCTTTAGTTTCTATCAAGGTACCATCACCAAACCACCATAGTCATCATCTCCGGAGAACCACTTGCACTCTCGCCATCTAGCTCGAGTGTCAAACACCACgacaccataacaatcaaaacgtttctatatatatatatttttctttgtaTTTTCGTTCGAATCACACAACAACCTCATCACCATGAAACACCATCATGAACCACTAAATCACCACCTTCACTCTCAAACTATCATCACCTTCGGTTTATCAAAAGAACAAAACCCACCACTTTCACCATAACAACAAACACCATCACTACTACTATATTCTTATTGATCAAACTGCTGTAGTTCTATTCTTATTTCTGTTTCGTTAATCAAGCACCGACCCAAAACCAACACCAGCACACTCTTTTTACTTCTAATATTTTCGGTTATATATGAGCAAGACTAAAACCCAAATACACCTGTAAACCGAACCCACTTCAAACTCGATATAACactttctgtttttctgttatttACAAACCCAACACCATCTTGAATCACCGTCACCCTGAACTTAAATCTTGAACCACTAGTCACCATCATAAACTCTGCAAGAACACAAATCACACCATCACGTGACCTTCTTTTTCTTACTTCGATTAACCATCGCCATCACCTTGTGTTTCTAACTTCCATGTTTGTTATGGCCGTGAAACCGTCTTCAACCTTGAACCTCACCACCATACAAACCAAGAACTATCACCAACACAAACTCGCTGCAGTTGAAGTTGCTCTCTATAACTTGTCTTCCATTGTGTAAACTATCACAGAAAGAAATAGGTGAGTTATGTTCACCATTTAAATGATATCAACCTAATTTTTTCATTACTACTTGCATAAAGAATTTGTGGAAACTAGATGGCCGACAATGAGATTAAAGGGACATTTGTTTTATGATTTAAGTATGGGACACAATACACACTTGATGGCCGACCATAGTTGGTGTAGTGAGGTGGACTTAGTACAATGAATGGGTCATAATTGAAGGTTGTTAAGTCgaataaataaaggttcaaaatcATAAGTTTAGTGCTAAGCTATGATACCTGTTGAAATACCTTTTAACTTTAACTACTTTTATAATTCGAATTAAGCTGTACAGCTGCAAACAATTCGAATGTTTTTGCTTGATCAGACACAGAAGTTTAGTTAGGAGGTTAAACGAAATGATCATGAGGGGAATGTTTGTGAATTATGATTACGGTTCATGATATTGACTGTAGgcgatgatttagatgatgataaaAGTAACGCGAGGTtatgatgatattgataatgattatAACAATAATTAGATTAGGGTTATGATAAAAGTTTGATACGTGAAGATGATGAGATTCAAAGATGATGAGGGCGATTACAAATAATAATGAATACATGATAATGAAACGGAATTCCTGCCCATTCTTATGGATTTTTGGCAGCTACCTTCCCTTTTGCAACAGACACCTGCAAAGGGAAAGTAGTAGAACACGGAATTAGACGAAAATATCATAGAAAATAAAAAATACTTAAATTATGGAATTCAACATATCGACAAATGGTATGATCACCTACCCATTTTAATTATTCCAATAAAAATATAGGATATTCATTTTAAGTGAGTCAAGGTAGCATATACTAAGATAGAAATTGGTCCATATATGGTAACTAAATTACGTAGATATACTTTTACCAGCAACTACATTACAGATGCAAGAAGACGAGGACATTACATACAACATTTAAGTTGTGGCGACTGCACTGAAGAATGATGCAAATGTCATTGATGGCACGGTCTACAGTTGATTGTTCTGAAACATGATAATATACAAAAACAGTAATCAGGTTAAGGAAACAGTGATGTTATCTCAAGTTCTCTTACTTAATACTTTGTGTATAGATAGCTAACTAAGGAGGCTACTCAACAACAATCATCATCTATAGAGTTTGATAGAATGTCAGAGCACAAACATGTATACTAATGAAGAATGCTTTGCAGATTAACCATGCAATTTTTGCACATTTTAATGAGATcttcttgaattttttttttttatatgatgACATAACAGACTTCGTATCTTGCACAGTTAAACAACTTCCAAATCGTGTTTCTGATAACTGTCCTGTCCTGCAGGTAGTGATTAAAACTTAAGATATTCAGACTCACCTCGAAACACAGAGGTATGCATGTAATAAATGTCTCTCTTAGACCCATGCCTATTCTCTTGCAGAAGTTGTTGAACAATAAGTAGCACTCGCAATAAAATATCTGCAACGAAAGCAGTATCGCAATactttgtaaaataaaacaatCCGAAAAGATCTTTCCACAGTCTCCTATAGCAATTTAACTGCTCTGTTGATCAAAGCGTACTCACCCAACCTACGTGCATGACACTCCTGTTGTAACGTGAGAATCTCGACTCCCTTAACAGAATCATGATTGCAATAGCTGTGTAACGGCAGCAGCAACACAGAACTAGTTATTTCAATCAGTCCTTTTTATCACAGCATCACACACGAACATAAGCAGATACATAATTCTATAAAcggattttatttattaatataaaagtatGCTACCATATATTACTACAACCGAAGGTGAATAGGCACAATCATAACTACTGTACCATTAATGGCTAAATCCAGCTCAAAAACTGCCTcaggtatgtatgtatgtatgtacaaaATCAAATAAATAGAATTGGACGAAATAAACTAACCAGTTTCCAGAAGTATCGGTGCAGTAATTACGAAAACGATTAATGTAAATCACCGGAGAACGACCGTATGAAAGATCTTCAACAATCGAACGACAAAAATCTGCAAATGCAAGTATATATATCAGATGAATCTCAATTATATCAATCAATTTGATTTGATTACTATACAAATACCTCTTATCTTCTGCAACAAATGGCTGGATGATGAACTCGAACGTTTTCCGTCAATTCTACTTTCCATTTCGTGATTAAATCAAGCATTCATCAGCTGGAATTTTGTAGAGAGCTGGTAATATTTGGGCATTTTTTAGTGACTGATAGCACGTGCCGTGTC includes these proteins:
- the LOC139856157 gene encoding meiotic recombination protein SPO11-1-like isoform X1, giving the protein MESRIDGKRSSSSSSHLLQKIRDFCRSIVEDLSYGRSPVIYINRFRNYCTDTSGNCYCNHDSIKGVEVLTLRQECHALRLDILLRVLLIVQQLLQENRHGSKRDIYYMHTSVFREQSTVDRAINDICILLQCSRHNLNVVSVAKGLVMGWLRFSEADMMYNCLNHPDTAHSIPVHVEDVKDIISVADYILVVEKESVFQRLSDDCFCKTNRCIVITGRGYPDVPTRRFLRLLIEKLHLPVFCLVDCDPYGFDILTTYRFGSMQMAYDAKIMRLPEIQWLGVFPSDAEKYGVPQRCLLPMTVIDRSKTEAILNRCYLQRIVPQWRLELQLLLENGVKFEIEALSVHSLTFLSKEYLPSKIQGLLAECPLQVEV
- the LOC139856157 gene encoding meiotic recombination protein SPO11-1-like isoform X2; translation: MESRIDGKRSSSSSSHLLQKIRDFCRSIVEDLSYGRSPVIYINRFRNYCTDTSGNCYCNHDSIKGVEVLTLRQECHALRLDILLRVLLIVQQLLQENRHGSKRDIYYMHTSVFREQSTVDRAINDICILLQCSRHNLNVVSVAKGLVMGWLRFSEADMMYNCLNHPDTAHSIPVHVEDVKDIISVADYILVVEKESVFQRLSDDCFCKTNRCIVITGRGYPDVPTRRFLRLLIEKLHLPVFCLVDCDPYGFDILTTYRFGSMQMAYDAKIMRLPEIQWLGVFPSDAEKYGVPQRCLLPMTVIGAKLRQF